The region CATGCACTACTGCATGGTGAGGCCTCACATCAGCCTCGTGCCTCAGGTGGCCACCAGCACCTCCGAGGTGGCCCTGGTCACCCAGTCGGTCAACTGGAGCGAAGGAGACGGCTCCATCGAGATAGTGGACGGACTGGAGGGAAAGACCATGGAAGGGTATGAATGAGTTGGGATGGGTTTTCTACCTCCGCTGCTGGAGTTTAGCTTCATATCCCAAACAGCTCATGACTGTGCTCCTGTTAGATCACCCTTTAAGAGCGGCTCTGCTCTGGCAAGCCGTCTGTGCAAAGCAGCGATGCTTCACCGCTTCAGGTTGTTGGCTAAAGAGACCCAGAGACACGACCTGTTGGCCGCAAGCTCCTACAGAGAAGCCAAGGTGATATGAGCAGTTGTGTCTTTATTAGTACCATCATGCTGAACAATGTAGGGCAGCAGAGCGCGGCCGTGGGGCTGTTTTAGGCTTTCATATTGATGCTCATACCAGGCTTAGCTGTCAGTTTCTGTTGAATAATTTCCTTTTATTCTGTCGTTTTTGCTGAAGAGGATGGCGAAGCCGTACCAGGAAGCTAAGAGCATGCTGAGGGCgtacctgctgcagcagggctTTGGGGCGTGGCCAGTCAAGGTTTCAGTGAGCGACAACTTTGGCGTGTAAACTCATCAAACATTCTTTTGCTCTCACATTAGATTTAGGTTAATATTGTTAGTTAGTTGCCATAAACTCCTGTTTCTGAATGTTCTCCAAATATCCTGTTTAACAACGACGGATGCTTGACCTTGAGAATGACCTTGAGAAAGACAAGTTCAAAAGCTGAGCTCAACATTGCTGTATTTggatatatttgtgtttttgtgaccTGGGagattaatttgatttgataGTCATAACATTTGTTACCATATAATTCATGACCTGAAGCACAGCTGAAGTGTCAACATACACCGTCCAAATAAACAAGGTCAAATACTCATATTAAAGTCCATAAGATTTATTTTCGTGGAGAAAAATGTCTTATCATCTGCAAACTGCACTTAAATGTGCAATAACTGCACACGCTTacattttttctgtttatttaaatacagAATCGTGTGAAATTTAAAAGGTGCAGGAACAGAAAATAATCTTGAATAAATCACATTAAAAGGCTCAGACGGCGACAGACTCGGGGCAGTCAGGATAGACAAACCCACCCCCCCAGAGCGGTAAGGATAGAATCAAATATTCCAGGTCTCATTTGGGACTGAAGCCGGCCAATATTTCTGAAAGTAAAGCACGCAAAGGTGTTTTTTAGAGTGGATAATGTTTGATTTGAACTGGGTAGCTGTTGCTCAGCCTCTCCAAGTCCAGCAGAAGTGAACTGGAGCAGGGCCGCCTCTGCTTACACCAGGCTGCACGTCGCCTCGAAGCGGAAGCGCTGggtttcctgtctgtgcagCGCAGCTCGGCGTTTACTCCGCTGGCGCCGAGGACCTTGTGAATGGACTCTTGTCTTTATGTCCCCCTGCTTTGGACAATATTGGGAACTACTCGTGCATTGAGGCAGGTACATGCAGGACGGAGCCTTTCGGGTGTACGTACCTCTCATACGTGTTATGGCGTGTTGATGTGTGCAGCCGGTGTGGATGTAAAAGCTGCAACTGGAAATTTGTGCTTTCCGCTTAGGACAACTTCCAGTTGGGACGCAGTTTATGAGTGTATGGGGGAGTGGGAGTGTATGAGGATATTATTCTTGCCCCGTCTGGAATTTTAAGTTTTGCATTTCTGATGTACATTGTGTTGTCACGATACAACGTTAAAGTTATCGTTGTCTATAACCCGGGTTTGtgttattgatttatttgattttctaTCAAAAGCGCCCTCATAATAAGAATGAAAGCTCTTCTTTTTTCAGACGCTGGGGTGATACTAGTAGCTTGAcagataaacaggaagtggaagtcTTTAGATGTGGTCACAGGGTGCAAAGAGTTGAGGCCTGAGCTCTCGGAAGATGTTGCACTTCAGCGCTGTGGTGTGTGCACGGGACGGGCTTCATGACTCCTGTAGTAAATTGTGGCCAGAATAAAAACACTCGGCTATCCAGAGTAAACTGCTGTAAGCGATTACTCATATTTGAACCTCAAATGGACTGACTGAGTAATATGTTGACCTTTACGTTAAGGAAATTCAGCCTCCTACAGGAGGTCGGTTACACCCATTCCTCTCCCACATTATTTGCCTTCCTGCTGTCATGGAGCTAaattatgattaaaaaaaatagacaagGCTATTCATTAAAAGGTTTGTTACATTTATTATCTCATCCTATAATATCAGAGCGTCACAGTAcacaataataaattaaaaatagatatttaaataaatagtgCATCATCAGCTAACTTTTCAAATCGTCAGTTATttgtacaaaataaataaattaggaAGACATAAATGTCTAAATCTTGCATTATAGAAGTGTAGTAAAATAAGATTCTCTTGTATTACGCTTGTCATTAAATAGTTTCCAGCAGTGTTCAGATACATTCACGTCTTCTTTGATGAGGCGATGTACAGAAGAGCTGGGCGCTCTCTGACGCTCTCTGACGCTCTCTGGCGTTCTCTGGCGTTCTCTGGCGCTCCGGCTCCCGTCGCCTGGTCCTCAGCTGCCCTCTGCCGATGGAATCGCCCCAGACTGGACTTGCTGTAGCAAGGATTCCGTGCGTCCAGAAAGTTGGTGAGAGGCTTCTCAGGCCAGCTCTCGCAGGTGCTGCACATCGGTTTGAGTTGGATTTCTGTGGGAGAGGGAGGGCCGTCAGCTCGGGCGCCCGGTGCAGTTCTCCCCTCGGCCCGTCTGGGACACTCACCTCGATCTTCACGCCGTTCTTTAGCTTCTGGATTGTATGTGTCAGAAACTCCTCGGCCACACCGATGACGTCCTCCGGATCCTCACACTCGCGTCTGACCGTTTTCAGCTCCGCCGCGACGCATTCCAGCGCCACAATGATGCAATGATGATCGTCCTGCAAGTGGGAAAAAGGTTTTAGCCTCCGTGACGCGGACATGAAGCAACTTAGTGAAACGGGGTGAAACATTGACACCCTGGAGCTCATTTCCTGTACTAGAGAACCCTGTGGTTGACAGCTGAGCTGAACCATAAAAGTCAgcttgatatttttttttttaggatttgaATTTTGACTGTTCTTACCCTCACGTTTGCTGGAGTGTAGAATTTCGAATCTGGTTCCTGTTGAAGGCAGGAGATTGTATCAGCGACTAGAAACTTTCAGAAATGCCGATAACGTCTGCAAGAACTTACACATTTCACATCCTCGCGTATCACGTCGATATTTGAATCCTCCAAGTGGAGGGGGAAGGGGTTTGCTGGAAAGCACAGGCAGAGGATGCCGAGCCAAACGTTAATCCTGATAAAGTTCTCCATGTTCAGGGCGAAGAGCTGTCGGTGTGATGTGCAGGGTCCTCTGTTGCAATGCTCCTCTGTGGCCTTTCACTCTTAATTCATACGAGTGTGGGGCGGAACAGGTGGGCAGCATTGCTTGTGTTTAGCTGAGGCACAGCGCTGTTTTTCCTTTAGATGActgttggaattttttttttttcatgataGTGCTACAGGGTGGTAAAATCCCTCAATTGGCCAGTTGTAGCACAACTTAAAAAAACTGGGTTAGCCGGCGCTTGTTTGTGGTTTcgaggcttctttttttttttccgcttCTGTTGATACTCTTAGTGCATCACAGGAAAGTCGTTGAATGAAACCCTGCTTGGAGAAGAAAAGCCCACAGACATGTCGTTTGATTGTGAttgattgtgtttttgtgatttttaattatatttttttaacatgCTGGATAAATACCAAGGTCAGCGTGGACGATTGTGGCTTTCAGAACATAAACGCAATGGTCGATTGTGGTTGAATGATTTGTCACCAAGTAGGTGAAGTTGAAATGTGTCCAGGTGGAGTGGTGGACAGGCGGatgatggagaagctgctgtCACTTGcattcttctgcttttttgGACAACAATCGGTCGCTGCGACTAATAAAAGAATTTCCGCTCGTGATTTCCACGTTTCGCTTCCTGGCGAGGGTGTATTCCCAGCACGTTGTGTCATCCCCTCCTGCTGTCAATCACACTGTCTCCAGTTCTGTGCAGTAATGCAATACTTGTCTGCTGAGGGATTGAGTGCTTTTAATCTTTTGTTGTGCAATTGTTGCACCCTCAGCTGGATAATTGTGAAACCACTCGCTAATGAGTGGGTGTAGGcgtctctcttttttccacctttccTTAAAGTAGTTCCTTTTTTAGAGGCATTGCTGAGCTGAAGTTTAGTGACTATTTGAGCTACTTTGAGACCTTTTTAAGAGCCACAAACACCTGTGGACAGCATGGCATCCACTCAGAAAAGGTGAAGAATGAGCACATAAGTCACGAATGCATTTGGATGTGTTCAAAATTTATTAGCAAAATGTTCCATGGACAGTAAAAAACCAATAAAttaagaataaataataaataagacCTTATTAAAGAGGCATTGCTGAGCTGAAGTTTAGTGACTGTTTGAGCTACTTTGAGACCTTTTTAAGAGCCACAAACACCTGTGGACAGCATGGCATCCACTCAGAAAAGGTGAAGAATGAGCACATAAGTCACGAATGCATTTGGATGTGTTCAAAATTTATTAGCAAAATGTTCCATGGGAcagagtaaaaaaaaccaataaattaagaataaataataaataagaagAACTTAATAAATAAGACCTTATTAAACAGTGTTATCACTGGAAGCACCAAGTGTAGCGATAAATAAACACGTTGCTTTAGTGTCGATTTCACTTCCTCTGGAATTAGGAATCGTTGTACTGCTGGGCGAAAGCCTCCGTAGCTTTAACGAAGCCTATAAAGGTCGCGTGGGTCTTCATGGTCAAGGTGCACGCTGTCTGTGTCTGAGGGATACAGGACAAGAGTTGGCTGAATGTTGAGGTGGAGGATGTGAACCGTCTCCCCTGTACTCACCCTCCGAGTAAATTCTCTCCAACTCTTCCACGGTCGTTACGATGTCCCCTGCATCGGTGCAGTTGCCAATAGTCCGCTGGAACTCCTTTATGTAGTGTCCCAGAGCTGCATTGTAACACTTGTCCTGGGAGACAGAGAGCAGATCAGATTGTGACAGACTGAAGATCGGTAAAAAAAGACGAGCCCTGCTGGCGGCTGATGCTCTGCAGCAACGTCTCACCTCCACGTTTGTTGGAGAAGTCAAGTTGAggtccttttccttttcctgtaaGATCAATAGAAAGTTGGCATTAAGCAAACACCACATTACTTTTCCTTATTGTCACGAAAGCAAGAGAAAAATAGTTAAACTTACACAGGTGATTTCATCGAGAAGCTCAAAGCCCAGGGCCTCCATGCTCAGACGTTGTGGTGTGGCCAGAGGATCCGCTCGGAGGTGTCCAATGAGAGGAACCATCAAGAGAGCTAACGTGATCCACGACATTGTGATGTGAGCTTAGCGCAGCTGAGTCTGGTTGTCCTGCAGGTGTGGGTATCTGGGTTGTGAtgcccctcctctcatctgggGTTCTTTTTATCCTAGCTGTGAGTGGGCAAGCAAAGGTGTGTTCTTGCAGGGACACGTTACTTTTCCACTTAATCATAATGCACATTTTCTCCTTGCGTGATAAAACCCCAGAGCTAAAATAGGAACTGACAGGTTTGTCCACGCCGGTGCTCACTGGTGCTGTGAGGAAGCTGTGGATTATTGTTGCTATGTTTATTTCAACTTTCATTGATTGTCAGTCATTTAAATTGTCTTTTGTTCGTGTTTACGACTTTGAGATACCATCAAGAACAACTTAATCTCAGACTTTAAAGGCTGACCACATTTCATCAACTTCAGTTTGCTTTTCATACATTTCTATTCTGAACTGCAGCTTTTTATGCCCCTTTTTTGTTATTCTTTCATGTTGTTGCCTGGCTCTCCAGCCGGAGCACCGGTCCACAGCagcctgctcctcagctgttgtcTCCTCATACCAGTGTCGTGTAGTTGTGGTCTGGAGATACAGATAAAATACTGAGATCTTTGTTAGCAGTTtaatttatctttctttttcgTAGTGCAGATTCTTGTTATTGTGCATCTCTCTCGCATCCGGTCTGATACTAGCAAACATAAACGCACTCAAAATGAAAGATCATGGTGTTACGCCTTTATCCTGACACCAGTGAACCTCCGTCAGGATAAAGGCGTAACACGCTCCGTGTCTTTATTCCttctcaccggccactttatt is a window of Takifugu rubripes chromosome 14, fTakRub1.2, whole genome shotgun sequence DNA encoding:
- the LOC115252476 gene encoding uncharacterized protein, which translates into the protein MENFIRINVWLGILCLCFPANPFPLHLEDSNIDVIREDVKCVRTRFEILHSSKREGKNSQNSNPKKKNIKLTFMVQLSCQPQGSLVQEMSSRVSMFHPVSLSCFMSASRRLKPFSHLQDDHHCIIVALECVAAELKTVRRECEDPEDVIGVAEEFLTHTIQKLKNGVKIEVSVPDGPRGELHRAPELTALPLPQKSNSNRCAAPARAGLRSLSPTFWTHGILATASPVWGDSIGRGQLRTRRREPERQRTPENARERQRASESAQLFCTSPHQRRRECI